The following are from one region of the Bactrocera oleae isolate idBacOlea1 chromosome 6, idBacOlea1, whole genome shotgun sequence genome:
- the tzn gene encoding hydroxyacylglutathione hydrolase, mitochondrial isoform X1 gives MLSAAWRNVQQGVVRNLTATYFRGVCSGPFAGASALVLATNRQSPEFVALRRNDNKIQKLFKVGINRMHSSVEDLKLNTMHIKVLPALQDNFMYLIIDSSTKEAAIVDPVDPESVLAAVRDENVHLTKVLTTHHHWDHAGGNEKLVKLFGKPLTVYGGDERIGALTNKVTQDDKFEIGNLKVSCLFTPCHTTGHICYFVESSNGDDRAVFTGDTLFQGGCGRFFEGTPDQMYSALCQKLSSLPEDTKVFCGHEYTLQNMAYARHVEPMNERIMKRIEWAKLRRATKAPTVPSTIGEEKSWNPFMRVHEPNVQKHAGEQDPIKTMGSLRKEKDNFKA, from the exons ATGTTATCGGCCGCTTGGAGAAACGTACAGCAGGGTGTTGTACGCAATCTGACCGCTACTTATTTTCGAGGTGTGTGCAGTGGCCCGTTCGCTGGTGCGAGTGCACTTGTACTTGCCACCAACCGGCAAAGTCCGGAATTTGTGGCGCTGCGACGAAATGACAACAAAA tacaaaaattatttaaagttggCATAAACAGGATGCATAGCTCTGTAGAGGATTTGAAGCTGAACACAATGCACATAAAAGTGTTGCCTGCGCTGCAGGACAATTTTATGTATTTG ATTATCGATAGCTCTACAAAAGAAGCAGCCATTGTTGATCCCGTCGATCCGGAGAGCGTGCTCGCTGCTGTAAGAGATGAAAATGTGCATCTCACTAAAGTTTTAACTACACACCATCATTGGGATCACGCCGGTGGCAATGAAAAGTTGGTAAAACTTTTTGGCAAACCTTTAACTGTTTATGGTGGCGACGAACGTATAGGTGCACTTACAAATAAAGTCACCCAGGACGATAAATTTGAAATTGGTAATCTTAAAGTGAGTTGCCTTTTCACGCCCTGTCACACCACAGGACATATCTGTTACTTCGTTGAATCATCGAATGGTGATGACAGGGCAGTTTTCACTGGTGATACACTTTTCCAAGGTGGCTGTGGACGTTTCTTTGAAGGTACACCCGACCAAATGTACTCAGCGTtgtgccaaaaattgtcttctTTGCCGGAAGACACCAAAGTCTTTTGTGGACACGAGTATACTTTACAGAATATGGCGTATGCGCGTCATGTCGAACCTATGAATGAGCGAATTATGAAACGTATTGAATGGGCAAAGTTGCGACGAGCTACCAAAGCACCAACTGTACCGTCAACTATTGGCGAGGAGAAATCTTGGAATCCATTTATGCGTGTACATGAGCCTAATGTGCAAAAACATGCTGGCGAGCAAGATCCCATTAAGACAATGGGCAGTTTACGCAAGGAGAAGGATAATTTTAAAGCTTAA
- the LOC106619509 gene encoding uncharacterized protein: protein MSDTPHERNSNSKTNLIEVQHVGVTAKLQSPLKNLLQSSLSSTETENGQLPFHDHHGHKLKYNKFSNDTQAETETTTDNPSKLLYEMHAVREASTRHPGKRNPTPSKIEFQLYKTASRRIHRSKSTPATTLKCSDKKSKRKLFAERKSASKKSTNHCTCHARHGNSDNTIFQRLRHSLDNMRAARPHISKPKASKCGNIFDDFLEPSAPQQRQTKNDFKQQQQRDVTPPPTRIGVYPFEHGCAEYLRTTDCHPQLLSVVLAERATYYATRFWAEFFGSLHIGVTFIVTFLLQAYRFVLVSLVNTLAVGFLHMTSDYLIKPILTVAFNGFLQPPFILIYNILTSVRDILAPVAETINNFMRPVATVGRSIRLVHVSYSNKKLVKDV, encoded by the coding sequence ATGTCCGATACGCCACACGAGCGCAACTCGAATTCTAAAACAAATCTAATTGAGGTGCAACATGTTGGTGTCACAGCCAAACTGCAGTCGCCGCTCAAAAATCTGCTACAATCATCACTTTCTTCAACGGAAACGGAAAATGGTCAGCTGCCCTTTCACGATCATCATGGACACAAGCTCAAGTACAATAAATTCTCCAACGACACACAAGCCGAAACGGAAACAACTACCGATAACCCGTCCAAGTTGCTCTACGAGATGCACGCCGTACGTGAAGCTTCCACTCGCCATCCGGGCAAACGTAATCCAACGccttcaaaaatcgaatttcaaCTATATAAAACGGCATCGAGACGCATACACCGCTCGAAAAGCACACCCGCAACTACGCTGAAATGCAGCGATAAGAAAAGTAAGCGCAAACTGTTCGCTGAGCGTAAAAGTGCCAGCAAAAAGTCCACCAACCATTGCACATGTCATGCACGTCACGGCAATAGCGATAATACGATTTTCCAACGTTTACGCCATTCGCTTGATAATATGCGTGCCGCACGACCGCATATTTCAAAACCCAAAGCTTCCAAATGTGGCAATATTTTTGACGATTTTCTCGAGCCTTCCGCGCCACAGCAACGGCAAACAAAGAACGATTttaagcaacagcaacaaagagACGTCACACCGCCACCAACACGCATAGGCGTCTATCCTTTCGAGCATGGTTGTGCTGAATATTTGCGTACCACCGATTGTCATCCACAACTGTTGTCTGTCGTGCTGGCGGAACGTGCCACCTACTATGCCACACGCTTTTGGGCTGAGTTCTTTGGCAGTTTGCATATTGGTGTCACTTTCATTGTGACTTTTCTGCTACAAGCGTACCGTTTCGTACTCGTCTCGCTGGTAAATACGTTGGCGGTGGGCTTTCTACACATGACTTCCGATTATTTAATTAAGCCAATATTAACGGTAGCCTTCAATGGTTTTCTACAGCCACCATTTATACTCATCTACAATATTCTTACCTCTGTGCGTGATATCCTGGCGCCTGTTGCCGAaaccataaataattttatgcgtCCTGTAGCCACGGTGGGGCGTAGTATCCGTCTAGTGCATGTGAGCTATAGCAATAAGAAGTTGGTGAAAGATGTTTGA
- the LOC106619497 gene encoding uncharacterized protein isoform X1 codes for MNSTKRSTRQSHKKPISHEVKDVESGIPLRTLESIYDSKHMFFSQEDFQGWYEEMWSASDTKQKSKMQLSRTSLLRLDYLQFKAARIIQKYLRRWYYQRIYQRKRTAAIRIQYEWRKFYRKHNTYRKLEEETQEVVEKYYFRQAQRIQALWRGWYTRQYIHDHSQLLKTQVLTAEELLQCVAFKLHHMMRTYQIPGVYSLRNSHCLSKVEKLLAAMSFKQHNKYVRQLRAKLENQTNIARKKFEHSSYTTLIPYPGPNVHGHCDPKCEILEKSKDVDRRMFNILNIYEQAASAQLRDKHRAVKKRRRSVERKEKKAVAAAKSKIAQRKSSTVEKKTDFCEDIVNSMKRWSILRDNNVAVDPDIFRRPEMLENFLHEIETIYNMMQEHCHCKIKILEQLCH; via the exons ATGAACTCTACGAAGCGATCGACGCGTCAATCTCACAAAAAGCCGATTAGCCACGAGGTTAAGGACGTTGAATCGGGCATACCACTACGTACATTGGAGAGCATTTACGATTCAAAACATATGTTTTTCTCGCAGGAGGATTTTCAGGGCTG GTATGAGGAAATGTGGTCGGCTTCAGATACTAAACAGAAATCTAAAATGCAGTTATCACG CACATCGCTACTACGACTAGACTATCTGCAATTTAAGGCGGCACgtataatacaaaaataccTGCGCCGTTGGTATTATCAGCGTATCTATCAACGCAAACGTACCGCGGCCATACGCATACAATATGAATGGCGGAAATTCTACAGGAAGCATAATACATACCGCAAGTTGGAGGAGGAAACTCAAGAGGTAGTCGAAAAATACTATTTCCGGCAAGCGCAGAGGATACAAGCGCTGTGGCGTGGTTGGTACACACGTCAATACATACACGATCACAGTCAATTATTAAAGACGCAAGTTTTAACCGCCGAAGAGCTGCTGCAATGTGTGGCCTTCAAGCTGCACCATATGATGCGCACCTATCAAATACCCGGTGTTTACTCATTAAGAAACTCACA CTGTCTCTCGAAAGTGGAAAAACTCTTAGCAGCCATGTCCTTCAAGCAGCATAATAAATATGTGCGCCAGTTGCGTGCCAAGCTGgaaaatcaaacaaatattGCGCGCAAGAAGTTTGAGCATTCGTCTTACACTACCTTGATACCATATCCAGGACCAAATGTACATGGTCATTGCGATCCGAAATgcgaaattttggaaaaatctaAGGATGTGGATCGTCGTATGTtcaatatcttaaatatttatgaacaaGCCGCTAGTGCTCAATTACGCGACAAGCATCGAGCGGTGAAAAAAAGACGCCGATCTGTTGAACGAAAAGAGAAGAAAGCCGTGG CCGCTGCTAAATCAAAAATAGCGCAACGCAAGTCATCTACAGTGGAAAAGAAGACCGATTTCTGTGAGGATATTGTAAACAGCATGAAGCGTTGGAGTATCTTGAGAGATAACAATGTGGCCGTAGATCCAGATATCTTTCGACGTCCAGAGATGTTAGagaatttcttgcatgaaattgagaccatatataatatgatgCAGGAGCATTGccattgtaaaataaaaattctagaGCAATTATGCCATTGA
- the LOC106619497 gene encoding uncharacterized protein isoform X2: protein MWSASDTKQKSKMQLSRTSLLRLDYLQFKAARIIQKYLRRWYYQRIYQRKRTAAIRIQYEWRKFYRKHNTYRKLEEETQEVVEKYYFRQAQRIQALWRGWYTRQYIHDHSQLLKTQVLTAEELLQCVAFKLHHMMRTYQIPGVYSLRNSHCLSKVEKLLAAMSFKQHNKYVRQLRAKLENQTNIARKKFEHSSYTTLIPYPGPNVHGHCDPKCEILEKSKDVDRRMFNILNIYEQAASAQLRDKHRAVKKRRRSVERKEKKAVAAAKSKIAQRKSSTVEKKTDFCEDIVNSMKRWSILRDNNVAVDPDIFRRPEMLENFLHEIETIYNMMQEHCHCKIKILEQLCH from the exons ATGTGGTCGGCTTCAGATACTAAACAGAAATCTAAAATGCAGTTATCACG CACATCGCTACTACGACTAGACTATCTGCAATTTAAGGCGGCACgtataatacaaaaataccTGCGCCGTTGGTATTATCAGCGTATCTATCAACGCAAACGTACCGCGGCCATACGCATACAATATGAATGGCGGAAATTCTACAGGAAGCATAATACATACCGCAAGTTGGAGGAGGAAACTCAAGAGGTAGTCGAAAAATACTATTTCCGGCAAGCGCAGAGGATACAAGCGCTGTGGCGTGGTTGGTACACACGTCAATACATACACGATCACAGTCAATTATTAAAGACGCAAGTTTTAACCGCCGAAGAGCTGCTGCAATGTGTGGCCTTCAAGCTGCACCATATGATGCGCACCTATCAAATACCCGGTGTTTACTCATTAAGAAACTCACA CTGTCTCTCGAAAGTGGAAAAACTCTTAGCAGCCATGTCCTTCAAGCAGCATAATAAATATGTGCGCCAGTTGCGTGCCAAGCTGgaaaatcaaacaaatattGCGCGCAAGAAGTTTGAGCATTCGTCTTACACTACCTTGATACCATATCCAGGACCAAATGTACATGGTCATTGCGATCCGAAATgcgaaattttggaaaaatctaAGGATGTGGATCGTCGTATGTtcaatatcttaaatatttatgaacaaGCCGCTAGTGCTCAATTACGCGACAAGCATCGAGCGGTGAAAAAAAGACGCCGATCTGTTGAACGAAAAGAGAAGAAAGCCGTGG CCGCTGCTAAATCAAAAATAGCGCAACGCAAGTCATCTACAGTGGAAAAGAAGACCGATTTCTGTGAGGATATTGTAAACAGCATGAAGCGTTGGAGTATCTTGAGAGATAACAATGTGGCCGTAGATCCAGATATCTTTCGACGTCCAGAGATGTTAGagaatttcttgcatgaaattgagaccatatataatatgatgCAGGAGCATTGccattgtaaaataaaaattctagaGCAATTATGCCATTGA
- the tzn gene encoding hydroxyacylglutathione hydrolase, mitochondrial isoform X2, which translates to MTKMTSVHLPSTALSLLIRQQQFYSNQKLKYGTYFFYIQKLFKVGINRMHSSVEDLKLNTMHIKVLPALQDNFMYLIIDSSTKEAAIVDPVDPESVLAAVRDENVHLTKVLTTHHHWDHAGGNEKLVKLFGKPLTVYGGDERIGALTNKVTQDDKFEIGNLKVSCLFTPCHTTGHICYFVESSNGDDRAVFTGDTLFQGGCGRFFEGTPDQMYSALCQKLSSLPEDTKVFCGHEYTLQNMAYARHVEPMNERIMKRIEWAKLRRATKAPTVPSTIGEEKSWNPFMRVHEPNVQKHAGEQDPIKTMGSLRKEKDNFKA; encoded by the exons atgactaAAATGACGTCAGTTCATTTGCCGTCAACTGCGCTTTCTCTGCTGATCCGGCAACAACAGTTTTATTCTAATCAGAAGTTGAAGTACGgaacttattttttttaca tacaaaaattatttaaagttggCATAAACAGGATGCATAGCTCTGTAGAGGATTTGAAGCTGAACACAATGCACATAAAAGTGTTGCCTGCGCTGCAGGACAATTTTATGTATTTG ATTATCGATAGCTCTACAAAAGAAGCAGCCATTGTTGATCCCGTCGATCCGGAGAGCGTGCTCGCTGCTGTAAGAGATGAAAATGTGCATCTCACTAAAGTTTTAACTACACACCATCATTGGGATCACGCCGGTGGCAATGAAAAGTTGGTAAAACTTTTTGGCAAACCTTTAACTGTTTATGGTGGCGACGAACGTATAGGTGCACTTACAAATAAAGTCACCCAGGACGATAAATTTGAAATTGGTAATCTTAAAGTGAGTTGCCTTTTCACGCCCTGTCACACCACAGGACATATCTGTTACTTCGTTGAATCATCGAATGGTGATGACAGGGCAGTTTTCACTGGTGATACACTTTTCCAAGGTGGCTGTGGACGTTTCTTTGAAGGTACACCCGACCAAATGTACTCAGCGTtgtgccaaaaattgtcttctTTGCCGGAAGACACCAAAGTCTTTTGTGGACACGAGTATACTTTACAGAATATGGCGTATGCGCGTCATGTCGAACCTATGAATGAGCGAATTATGAAACGTATTGAATGGGCAAAGTTGCGACGAGCTACCAAAGCACCAACTGTACCGTCAACTATTGGCGAGGAGAAATCTTGGAATCCATTTATGCGTGTACATGAGCCTAATGTGCAAAAACATGCTGGCGAGCAAGATCCCATTAAGACAATGGGCAGTTTACGCAAGGAGAAGGATAATTTTAAAGCTTAA
- the tzn gene encoding hydroxyacylglutathione hydrolase, mitochondrial isoform X3, with the protein MLSAAWRNVQQGVVRNLTATYFRVQKLFKVGINRMHSSVEDLKLNTMHIKVLPALQDNFMYLIIDSSTKEAAIVDPVDPESVLAAVRDENVHLTKVLTTHHHWDHAGGNEKLVKLFGKPLTVYGGDERIGALTNKVTQDDKFEIGNLKVSCLFTPCHTTGHICYFVESSNGDDRAVFTGDTLFQGGCGRFFEGTPDQMYSALCQKLSSLPEDTKVFCGHEYTLQNMAYARHVEPMNERIMKRIEWAKLRRATKAPTVPSTIGEEKSWNPFMRVHEPNVQKHAGEQDPIKTMGSLRKEKDNFKA; encoded by the exons ATGTTATCGGCCGCTTGGAGAAACGTACAGCAGGGTGTTGTACGCAATCTGACCGCTACTTATTTTCGAG tacaaaaattatttaaagttggCATAAACAGGATGCATAGCTCTGTAGAGGATTTGAAGCTGAACACAATGCACATAAAAGTGTTGCCTGCGCTGCAGGACAATTTTATGTATTTG ATTATCGATAGCTCTACAAAAGAAGCAGCCATTGTTGATCCCGTCGATCCGGAGAGCGTGCTCGCTGCTGTAAGAGATGAAAATGTGCATCTCACTAAAGTTTTAACTACACACCATCATTGGGATCACGCCGGTGGCAATGAAAAGTTGGTAAAACTTTTTGGCAAACCTTTAACTGTTTATGGTGGCGACGAACGTATAGGTGCACTTACAAATAAAGTCACCCAGGACGATAAATTTGAAATTGGTAATCTTAAAGTGAGTTGCCTTTTCACGCCCTGTCACACCACAGGACATATCTGTTACTTCGTTGAATCATCGAATGGTGATGACAGGGCAGTTTTCACTGGTGATACACTTTTCCAAGGTGGCTGTGGACGTTTCTTTGAAGGTACACCCGACCAAATGTACTCAGCGTtgtgccaaaaattgtcttctTTGCCGGAAGACACCAAAGTCTTTTGTGGACACGAGTATACTTTACAGAATATGGCGTATGCGCGTCATGTCGAACCTATGAATGAGCGAATTATGAAACGTATTGAATGGGCAAAGTTGCGACGAGCTACCAAAGCACCAACTGTACCGTCAACTATTGGCGAGGAGAAATCTTGGAATCCATTTATGCGTGTACATGAGCCTAATGTGCAAAAACATGCTGGCGAGCAAGATCCCATTAAGACAATGGGCAGTTTACGCAAGGAGAAGGATAATTTTAAAGCTTAA
- the tzn gene encoding hydroxyacylglutathione hydrolase, mitochondrial isoform X4 codes for MHSSVEDLKLNTMHIKVLPALQDNFMYLIIDSSTKEAAIVDPVDPESVLAAVRDENVHLTKVLTTHHHWDHAGGNEKLVKLFGKPLTVYGGDERIGALTNKVTQDDKFEIGNLKVSCLFTPCHTTGHICYFVESSNGDDRAVFTGDTLFQGGCGRFFEGTPDQMYSALCQKLSSLPEDTKVFCGHEYTLQNMAYARHVEPMNERIMKRIEWAKLRRATKAPTVPSTIGEEKSWNPFMRVHEPNVQKHAGEQDPIKTMGSLRKEKDNFKA; via the exons ATGCATAGCTCTGTAGAGGATTTGAAGCTGAACACAATGCACATAAAAGTGTTGCCTGCGCTGCAGGACAATTTTATGTATTTG ATTATCGATAGCTCTACAAAAGAAGCAGCCATTGTTGATCCCGTCGATCCGGAGAGCGTGCTCGCTGCTGTAAGAGATGAAAATGTGCATCTCACTAAAGTTTTAACTACACACCATCATTGGGATCACGCCGGTGGCAATGAAAAGTTGGTAAAACTTTTTGGCAAACCTTTAACTGTTTATGGTGGCGACGAACGTATAGGTGCACTTACAAATAAAGTCACCCAGGACGATAAATTTGAAATTGGTAATCTTAAAGTGAGTTGCCTTTTCACGCCCTGTCACACCACAGGACATATCTGTTACTTCGTTGAATCATCGAATGGTGATGACAGGGCAGTTTTCACTGGTGATACACTTTTCCAAGGTGGCTGTGGACGTTTCTTTGAAGGTACACCCGACCAAATGTACTCAGCGTtgtgccaaaaattgtcttctTTGCCGGAAGACACCAAAGTCTTTTGTGGACACGAGTATACTTTACAGAATATGGCGTATGCGCGTCATGTCGAACCTATGAATGAGCGAATTATGAAACGTATTGAATGGGCAAAGTTGCGACGAGCTACCAAAGCACCAACTGTACCGTCAACTATTGGCGAGGAGAAATCTTGGAATCCATTTATGCGTGTACATGAGCCTAATGTGCAAAAACATGCTGGCGAGCAAGATCCCATTAAGACAATGGGCAGTTTACGCAAGGAGAAGGATAATTTTAAAGCTTAA
- the LOC138855627 gene encoding hydroxyacylglutathione hydrolase-like protein: MCSLFGRGLAHYIYSKALHARRSWSNCKSAKPPPPAASEPHSKIIDVCCEGMVVKIIPARSNNYMYLITDLPTGCTAAIDLSDNKILFEILKKENLKLSFAFITHHHEDHSGGTQELAAACPDVKICAGDERIKSVNHWVKDCEQLQLGEMTMNCMHTPCHTVGHYCYFVECGAGGPPALFTGDTLFQGGCGGFDEGTPDQMYTIVKRFLELPKQTRIFGGHENTILNLRFAQCVEPENCSIGARLWWAQKQRENKLPTPPSMLCEERTFNPFLRVDHPDVQHYTGDTDPSYVLFCLRKQRDAFK, from the exons ATGTGCTCACTATTTGGACGTGGCTTAGCCCATTATATATATAGCAAGG CGTTGCATGCACGTCGTTCGTGGTCCAATTGCAAATCAGCTAAACCACCACCACCCGCTGCATCCGAACCACACAGCAAAATTATAGATGTGTGTTGTGAAGGTATGGTAGTTAAGATAATACCGGCACGCAGCAATAACTATATGTATTTG ATTACTGATTTGCCCACCGGTTGTACGGCTGCAATTGATCTCTCCGATAACAAAATTCTCTTTGAAATActtaaaaaggaaaatttaaagCTTTCCTTTGCTTTTATAACACACCATCACGAGGATCATTCGGGCGGTACGCAAGAGTTGGCAGCTGCATGTCCCGATGTGAAAATATGTGCTGGTGATGAGCGCATCAAATCTGTTAATCATTGGGTTAAGGATTGTGAGCAATTGCAATTGGGTGAGATGACTATGAATTGTATGCACACACCTTGCCACACCGTTGgtcattattgttattttgtggAGTGTGGTGCGGGTGGACCGCCAGCACTTTTTACTGGCGACACACTTTTTCAAGGTGGTTGTGGTGGCTTTGATGAGGGTACGCCTGATCAAATGTATACTATTGTAAAACGTTTCCTTGAATTACCTAAACAGACGCGCATCTTTGGTGGCCATgagaatacaattttaaatctaCGTTTTGCTCAATGTGTTGAACCAGAGAATTGTAGTATTGGCGCACGTTTGTGGTGGGCACAAAAGCAGCGTGAAAACAAATTACCAACGCCGCCTTCGATGCTGTGTGAGGAAAGGACGTTTAATCCATTTTTGCGAGTTGATCATCCGGATGTGCAGCATTACACCGGCGATACAGATCCGAGTTATGTGTTGTTTTGTTTGCGCAAACAACGGGATGCCTTCAAGTAA